In Carya illinoinensis cultivar Pawnee chromosome 10, C.illinoinensisPawnee_v1, whole genome shotgun sequence, one DNA window encodes the following:
- the LOC122279036 gene encoding LOW QUALITY PROTEIN: AAA-ATPase At5g17760-like (The sequence of the model RefSeq protein was modified relative to this genomic sequence to represent the inferred CDS: deleted 2 bases in 1 codon; substituted 1 base at 1 genomic stop codon): MFPTRDIPSPSSLFLAYASMAASMMLVRSMANEIIPQPVRGFLLSTLRYYFKPHSPRLTLVIEENCGMSRNQVYDAVEVYLCTKIRPNTERLKISKSPKENNLMIRLEKGERLIDFYDGVELNWRIVCAEXEKKSNPNDSQPRSEKSFFELSFLKKHKEQILNTYVPFVLERAKAIKDEERVLKMYTLNGSYAFHGVKWESINLEHPDTFETLAMDPELKHSVMEDLNRFVKRKEFYKRVGRTWKRGYLLYGPPG, from the exons ATGTTTCCCACCAGAGACATACCTTCACCATCATCGCTATTTTTAGCCTATGCTTCCATGGCCGCTTCAATGATGCTTGTCCGCTCAATGGCCAACGAAATCATTCCCCAACCGGTTCGTGGCTTCCTTCTCTCCACCCTCAGATACTATTTCAAGCCTCATTCTCCTAGACTTACCCTAGTCATCGAAGAGAACTGTGGCATGTCCCGGAACCAGGTCTACGATGCTGTAGAGGTTTACCTCTGCACCAAGATCAGACCCAACACCGAGAGGCTCAAGATCAGCAAAAGCCCCAAGGAAAATAATCTTATGATCCGGCTCGAGAAGGGAGAGAGGCTGATTGATTTCTACGATGGGGTTGAGCTTAATTGGAGAATTGTTTGTGCcgagtaagaaaaaaaa agcaacccCAACGATTCTCAACCGAGATCTGAAAAGAGCTTCTTTGAGCTGAGTTTTCTCAAGAAACACAAGGAACAGATCTTGAACACGTACGTGCCATTTGTCCTTGAGAGAGCTAAGGCCATTAAAGATGAGGAGAGGGTCTTGAAGATGTACACACTAAATGGTTCCTACGCCTTTCATGGAGTCAAGTGGGAGTCCATTAATCTGGAGCACCCGGATACGTTTGAGACGCTAGCCATGGACCCAGAACTGAAACATTCTGTTATGGAGGACCTAAACAGGTTTGTGAAGAGGAAAGAGTTTTATAAGAGAGTAGGGAGGACATGGAAACGAGGGTACTTGTTGTATGGACCTCCAGGCTGA
- the LOC122279760 gene encoding protein EARLY RESPONSIVE TO DEHYDRATION 15-like, producing the protein MAMVSGGRSTLNPNAPLFIPAAFRQVEDFSPEWWQLVTTSSWYHDYWLSQRQGEDGFYDNAEDDFDGIDVADLLPETFEFDDGGDFSNVEAQFEDYFVQSSEHKGLEMNAETLLKNLKTLDERGPKSPVQAARKYNEKPAKYVNPKCSPRRIQQPR; encoded by the exons ATGGCAATGGTTTCAGGAGGAAGGTCGACATTGAACCCCAACGCACCTCTTTTCATTCCTGCTGCTTTCCGCCAAGTGGAGGATTTCTCTCCGGAATGGTGGCAACTGGTCACAACCTCATCATGGTACCATGACTATTGGCTCAGCCAGCGTCAGGGTGAGGATGGTTTCTATGACAATGCCGAGGATGACTTTGATGGCATCGATGTAGCTGACTTGCTGCCGGAGacttttgaatttgatgatggtGGAGATTTTTCAAATGTGGAAGCTCAATTTGAGGATTATTTTGTCCAATCTTCTGAACACAAAG GCTTGGAAATGAATGCTGAAACACTGTTGAAGAACCTGAAAACTTTGGATGAAAGAGGTCCTAAGTCCCCAGTTCAAGCTGCAAGGAAGTATAATGAGAAGCCAGCCAAGTATGTTAACCCGAAATGCAGCCCCCGACGCATCCAGCAGCCTCGCTGA